A window of Marinobacter halotolerans genomic DNA:
TTCGCTGCGAAATAAACTGAAAGGAATGATGACATGACGTCTGAGCATTCAGTGCCTTCGCGCACGTCACGAGAATCCGACCAGAACATTGATTTTTCGATGGTCCTGGCGTCAGCGGTCCATGACATGAAGAATTCACTGGGCATGCTGCTTAATTCCCTGGACGAACTGCGCCGGGAACAGGGCACCAACGTCAGCGAATCAAAGAAATTCAATACGCTTCAATATGAAGCAGAGAGGATGCACAACGATCTGGTGCAACTGCTGGGAATCTACCGGCTGGGAGAAAACAACCTTTCCGCCCACATCGAGGAACATTTCGTGCCCGATTTCCTCTCTGAGCACATGGCCAGACATACGCCGCTATTAGAAGGATTGGGAATTCAGTTCGAACTGGAAGCAGATGACATAAACGGCTTTTTTGACGAGGATCTTCTGACCGGTGTCCTGAACAACACCATGAACAACGCGCTGCGGTATACAAAGCAGAAGATCCGGCTCAAGGCAACAGAGCGCGATGGGTACCTGGTGATTTCCGTTGAGGATGATGGCGAGGGCTATCCTGAAAACATGCAGCATACCGGAACGCCGGAATTCAAAACCCTGGACTTCAACAACGGCAGCACCAGCCTGGGGCTGTTCTTTGCCGCCTCAGTGGCCAAGTTGCACCGCAAGGGTGATACACGGGGTTCGATCCGCCTCCATAACGAGGGGGAGCTTGGTGGTGGGGTGTTTGAGGTTTGGTTGCCCTAGAAACTTACTCAGCCCATGCTCTGCACTGGGATGACCTACATTGCTCATGCCTGTCGGCCTTCGGCCCTACGGGCCCGCCGTCGCTTTGCTCCCGCGTCCTGCGCCTGCCTGCGGCAGGCTTGCACCCGTCAGGCCAGTGGATTTTCCCCAGGCAATAAAAAACCCCAGTCCGTTTCCGGACTGGGGTTTTTGGTATTAGGAGCCTGACGATGACCTACTCTCACATGGGCAGAAGCCACACTACCATCGGCGCTGGTCTGTTTCACGGCTGAGTTCGGGATGGGATCAGGTGGTTCCAGACCGCTA
This region includes:
- a CDS encoding sensor histidine kinase; this translates as MTSEHSVPSRTSRESDQNIDFSMVLASAVHDMKNSLGMLLNSLDELRREQGTNVSESKKFNTLQYEAERMHNDLVQLLGIYRLGENNLSAHIEEHFVPDFLSEHMARHTPLLEGLGIQFELEADDINGFFDEDLLTGVLNNTMNNALRYTKQKIRLKATERDGYLVISVEDDGEGYPENMQHTGTPEFKTLDFNNGSTSLGLFFAASVAKLHRKGDTRGSIRLHNEGELGGGVFEVWLP